One region of Parambassis ranga chromosome 12, fParRan2.1, whole genome shotgun sequence genomic DNA includes:
- the rapgef1b gene encoding rap guanine nucleotide exchange factor 1b isoform X8 has translation MSRKIESKQDSQRSHLSTFTMILKDKFHSPKIKRTPSKKGKQLQPEPTAKSTEKPANKKVSRLEEHEKEVVSALRYFKTIVDKMVVEKKVLEMLPGSASKVLEAILPLVQVEARIQHSSALSSCHSRVYQSLANLIRWADQVMLDGIDLEDKENVASVTTVIKAVLDGVKELVKLTIEKQEHPSPTTPNKPAPPAATAESTVSSEMPLIDREQGVSNKTPPAATPAEVVPEKPHEDVAPPKPPLPEAKMAELSPPPALPPKKRQSAPSPTPVAVVAPMSRGSSLPCSDHRQEYEQEFLQRRFSGGSQSYGGDSPRLSPCSSMGKLSKSDEQLSSMEQDSGQCSRNTSCETLDNTENYDPDYDFLHQDLSAGDNLPPIPVGGCLSPLPESHSESSSPVPGQHPSHPRFSAPPPQQPEYWTPQPNQTNPLQSSRISAPPALPLKKRRSTQMSPFPDGGSRVLYERYPSQYDNLSEEELHPTPPFPLFTPISPMPQSNGGVFVSQYIASENADVPASPPPLPEKKSRHILQYMQFVEDYSEPQPSVFYQMPQSESIYEQRNKRFQEVYGFNDSFSSTDSVHEPMQPPALPPKQRQLSESANDEGGEGEYVNLYSSSQANGELPLSLRETIASDDVLQDPAPPLPSTNSKEALDKERRQKSTESAGSDEEDVDELSLIDHNEIMSRITLKQENDDGPDVRAGSGDILLVHATETDRKDLVLYCEAFLTTYRTFITPEDLIKKLHYRYTTFCHSPDTFKKRVSKNTFFVLVRVVDELCLVELTEDILKQLMDLVFTLVCNGELSLARVLRKNILDKVEQKKLLRYTNSLKPLAARGVSARPGTLHDFRSHEIADQLTLLDAELFYKIEIPEVLLWAKEQNEEKSPNLTQFTEHFNNMSYWVRSLIIQQEKAQDREKLLLKFIKIMKHLRKLNNFNSYLAILSALDSAPIRRLEWQKQTSEGLEEYCTLIDSSSSFRAYRAALAEVEPPCIPYLGLILQDLTFVHLGNPDLIDGKVNFSKRWQQFNILDSMRRFQQVHYELKRNEDIISFFNDFSDHLAEEALWELSLKIKPRNITRRKTDREEKT, from the exons ACTCACAACGGTCCCATCTGTCCACTTTCACCATGATACTGAAGGACAAGTTCCATTCTCCCAAGATCAAGAGGACGCCATCCAAGAAGGGCAAGCAACTGCAGCCCGAGCCAACAGCCAAGAGCACCGAGAAACCTGCTAACAAG AAGGTTAGTAGGTTGGAGGAGCATGAGAAGGAGGTGGTCAGTGCCCTGCGCTACTTCAAGACAATTGTGGACAAGATGGTCGTAGAGAAGAAGGTGCTGGAGATGCTTCCAGGCTCAGCCAGCAAGGTGCTTGAAGCAATCCTGCCTCTTGTGCAGGTAGAGGCACGGATACAGCACAG TTCGGCACTGTCATCATGCCATAGCCGCGTCTATCAAAGTCTGGCCAACCTCATCCGTTGGGCAGACCAGGTGATGCTGGATGGCATAGACTTGGAAGACAAGGAAAATGTGGCATCTGTCACCACTGTCATCAAAGCAGTGCTGGATGGAGTGAAG GAGCTGGTGAAACTGACCATAGAGAAGCAGGAGCACCCGTCACCCACTACCCCTAACAAACCGGCACCACCTGCTGCCACAGCTGAGAG CACTGTGTCATCAGAGATGCCCTTGATAGATCGGGAGCAGGGGGTATCAAATAAGACTCCTCCAGCTGCAACTCCAGCAGAAGTTGTCCCTGAAAAACCACATGAGGACGTTGCTCCTCCCAAACCTCCTCTTCCTGAAGCCAAAATGGCAGAGCTcag TCCTCCGCCAGCTCTTCCCCCTAAGAAGCGGCAATCAGCCCCTTCACCTACACCGGTGGCAGTGGTTGCCCCAATGAGCCGTGGTTCCAGCCTGCCATGCAGTGACCACAGACAG GAGTATGAGCAGGAGTTCCTTCAGAGGCGTTTCTCTGGAGGGAGCCAGTCCTACGGTGGCGACTCTCCACGGCTTTCTCCATGCAGCAGCATGGGAAAACTCAGCAAGTCTGATGAACAGCTTTCTTCCATGGAGCAGGACAGCGGTCAGTGTTCCCGGAACACCAGCTGTGAAACGCTTG ACAACACAGAGAATTACGACCCAGATTATGACTTTCTCCACCAGGACTTGTCAGCAGGTGATAACCTTCCTCCAATTCCGGTGGGAGGGTGCCTGAGCCCCCTGCCTGAGTCTCACAGCGAGTCCTCTTCCCCTGTCCCTGGACAGCATCCCTCACATCCCCGCTTTAGTGcccctccacctcagcagccaGAATACTGGACCCCTCAGCCTAATCAGACTAATCCCTTACAGTCCTCCCGCATTAGTGCACCCCCTGCCTTGCCGCTGAAGAAGCGGCGCAGCACCCAAATGTCGCCTTTTCCTGACGGAGGGTCCAGGGTGCTGTATGAGCGCTACCCCTCCCAATATGACAACCTGTCAGAAGAGGAGCTTCACCCTACACCGCCATTCCCCCTTTTCACACCCATCTCGCCCATGCCCCAGTCAAATGGGGGCGTGTTCGTCTCCCAGTACATCGCCAGCGAGAATGCAGATGTCCCTGCCAGTCCACCGCCTCTGcctgaaaagaaaagcagacacA TCCTTCAGTACATGCAGTTTGTTGAAGACTACTCCGAGCCGCAGCCTTCTGTGTTCTACCAGATGCCACAGAGTGAAAGCATCTATGAACAGCGCAACAAGCGCTTCCAGGAGGTCTACGGCTTCAACGACTCCTTCAGCAGCACTGACTCGGTGCATGAGCCGATGCAGCCCCCGGCATTACcaccaaaacaaagacaacTC AGCGAGAGCGCGAATGACGAGGGTGGGGAGGGGGAGTATGTCAACTTGTACTCCTCCAGCCAGGCCAATGGGGAGCTGCCTCTCTCCCTCAGA GAAACAATTGCATCTGATGATGTGCTTCAAGACCCCGCCCCTCCACTTCCATCCACTAATAGCAAAGAGGCTTTGGACAAGGAGAG gaggCAGAAGTCAACAGAATCAGCTGGAAGCGatgaggaagacgtggatgagCTTTCTCTCATTGACCACAACGAGATTATGAGCAGGATAACACTAAAACAAGAA AACGACGATGGCCCTGACGTTCGTGCCGGATCAGGAGATATTCTATTAGTTCACGCTACAGAAACAGACCGCAAAG ATCTTGTTTTGTACTGTGAAGCCTTTCTGACTACATATAGGACTTTTATAACCCCAGAGGACCTCATTAAGAAGCTACACTACAG ATATACAACATTCTGCCACAGTCCAGACACTTTCAAGAAGCGAGTCAGCAAGAACACATTCTTTGTGCTGGTCCGTGTGGTGGATGAGCTGTG CCTGGTGGAGCTCACGGAGGACATCTTGAAACAGCTCATGGACCTGGTGTTTACGCTGGTGTGTAATGGGGAGCTCAGCCTTGCCCGTGTGCTTCGGAAGAACATCCTGGATAAGGTGGAGCAAAAGAAGCTGCTGCGCTACACTAACTCCCTCAAGCCCCTTGCAGCCAGAGGGGTCTCGGCAAG GCCGGGAACTCTTCATGACTTCCGCAGTCACGAGATTGCTGACCAGCTCACTCTTCTTGATGCTGAACTTTTCTACAAAATTGAG ATTCCTGAAGTTCTTCTTTGGGCCAAGGAGCAGAATGAGGAGAAGAGTCCAAATCTGACACAGTTCACAGAGCACTTTAACAACATGAGCTACTG GGTCCGCTCTTTGATAATTCAGCAGGAGAAAGCCcaagacagagagaagctgctTCTCAAGTTTATTAAGATAATGAAG CACTTAAGAAAGTTGAATAATTTCAACTCCTACCTGGCAATACTGTCCGCCCTAGACTCAGCCCCCATCAGGAGATTGGAGTGGCAGAAACAGACCtcagag GGGTTGGAGGAGTATTGCACGCTGATCgacagctcctcctccttcagagcATACAGAGCTGCTCTGGCCGAAGTGGAGCCTCCATGCATCCCATACTT gGGTCTCATCCTCCAGGACCTGACTTTTGTTCACCTGGGGAATCCTGACCTCATCGACGGGAAGGTGAACTTCTCAAAACGCTGGCAGCAGTTCAACATTCTGGACAGCATGCGGCGCTTTCAGCAAGT GCATTATGAGCTGAAGCGCAATGAAGACATCATCTCCTTCTTCAACGACTTCAGTGACCACCTGGCAGAGGAGGCCCTGTGGGAGCTGTCACTGAAGATAAAGCCCAGAAACATTACCAGGCGTAAGACGGACCGTGAGGAGAAGACCTAG
- the rapgef1b gene encoding rap guanine nucleotide exchange factor 1b isoform X7: MSRKIESKQDSQRSHLSTFTMILKDKFHSPKIKRTPSKKGKQLQPEPTAKSTEKPANKKVSRLEEHEKEVVSALRYFKTIVDKMVVEKKVLEMLPGSASKVLEAILPLVQVEARIQHSSALSSCHSRVYQSLANLIRWADQVMLDGIDLEDKENVASVTTVIKAVLDGVKELVKLTIEKQEHPSPTTPNKPAPPAATAESTVSSEMPLIDREQGVSNKTPPAATPAEVVPEKPHEDVAPPKPPLPEAKMAELSPPPALPPKKRQSAPSPTPVAVVAPMSRGSSLPCSDHRQEYEQEFLQRRFSGGSQSYGGDSPRLSPCSSMGKLSKSDEQLSSMEQDSGQCSRNTSCETLDNTENYDPDYDFLHQDLSAGDNLPPIPVGGCLSPLPESHSESSSPVPGQHPSHPRFSAPPPQQPEYWTPQPNQTNPLQSSRISAPPALPLKKRRSTQMSPFPDGGSRVLYERYPSQYDNLSEEELHPTPPFPLFTPISPMPQSNGGVFVSQYIASENADVPASPPPLPEKKSRHILQYMQFVEDYSEPQPSVFYQMPQSESIYEQRNKRFQEVYGFNDSFSSTDSVHEPMQPPALPPKQRQLASHSSSPSSSSSSSLSCHLQPSVAAMEEAGSGLGLSMSVSNSYLIGQASLTTPTSESANDEGGEGEYVNLYSSSQANGELPLSLRETIASDDVLQDPAPPLPSTNSKEALDKERRQKSTESAGSDEEDVDELSLIDHNEIMSRITLKQENDDGPDVRAGSGDILLVHATETDRKDLVLYCEAFLTTYRTFITPEDLIKKLHYRYTTFCHSPDTFKKRVSKNTFFVLVRVVDELCLVELTEDILKQLMDLVFTLVCNGELSLARVLRKNILDKVEQKKLLRYTNSLKPLAARGVSARPGTLHDFRSHEIADQLTLLDAELFYKIEIPEVLLWAKEQNEEKSPNLTQFTEHFNNMSYWVRSLIIQQEKAQDREKLLLKFIKIMKHLRKLNNFNSYLAILSALDSAPIRRLEWQKQTSEGLEEYCTLIDSSSSFRAYRAALAEVEPPCIPYLGLILQDLTFVHLGNPDLIDGKVNFSKRWQQFNILDSMRRFQQVHYELKRNEDIISFFNDFSDHLAEEALWELSLKIKPRNITRRKTDREEKT, translated from the exons ACTCACAACGGTCCCATCTGTCCACTTTCACCATGATACTGAAGGACAAGTTCCATTCTCCCAAGATCAAGAGGACGCCATCCAAGAAGGGCAAGCAACTGCAGCCCGAGCCAACAGCCAAGAGCACCGAGAAACCTGCTAACAAG AAGGTTAGTAGGTTGGAGGAGCATGAGAAGGAGGTGGTCAGTGCCCTGCGCTACTTCAAGACAATTGTGGACAAGATGGTCGTAGAGAAGAAGGTGCTGGAGATGCTTCCAGGCTCAGCCAGCAAGGTGCTTGAAGCAATCCTGCCTCTTGTGCAGGTAGAGGCACGGATACAGCACAG TTCGGCACTGTCATCATGCCATAGCCGCGTCTATCAAAGTCTGGCCAACCTCATCCGTTGGGCAGACCAGGTGATGCTGGATGGCATAGACTTGGAAGACAAGGAAAATGTGGCATCTGTCACCACTGTCATCAAAGCAGTGCTGGATGGAGTGAAG GAGCTGGTGAAACTGACCATAGAGAAGCAGGAGCACCCGTCACCCACTACCCCTAACAAACCGGCACCACCTGCTGCCACAGCTGAGAG CACTGTGTCATCAGAGATGCCCTTGATAGATCGGGAGCAGGGGGTATCAAATAAGACTCCTCCAGCTGCAACTCCAGCAGAAGTTGTCCCTGAAAAACCACATGAGGACGTTGCTCCTCCCAAACCTCCTCTTCCTGAAGCCAAAATGGCAGAGCTcag TCCTCCGCCAGCTCTTCCCCCTAAGAAGCGGCAATCAGCCCCTTCACCTACACCGGTGGCAGTGGTTGCCCCAATGAGCCGTGGTTCCAGCCTGCCATGCAGTGACCACAGACAG GAGTATGAGCAGGAGTTCCTTCAGAGGCGTTTCTCTGGAGGGAGCCAGTCCTACGGTGGCGACTCTCCACGGCTTTCTCCATGCAGCAGCATGGGAAAACTCAGCAAGTCTGATGAACAGCTTTCTTCCATGGAGCAGGACAGCGGTCAGTGTTCCCGGAACACCAGCTGTGAAACGCTTG ACAACACAGAGAATTACGACCCAGATTATGACTTTCTCCACCAGGACTTGTCAGCAGGTGATAACCTTCCTCCAATTCCGGTGGGAGGGTGCCTGAGCCCCCTGCCTGAGTCTCACAGCGAGTCCTCTTCCCCTGTCCCTGGACAGCATCCCTCACATCCCCGCTTTAGTGcccctccacctcagcagccaGAATACTGGACCCCTCAGCCTAATCAGACTAATCCCTTACAGTCCTCCCGCATTAGTGCACCCCCTGCCTTGCCGCTGAAGAAGCGGCGCAGCACCCAAATGTCGCCTTTTCCTGACGGAGGGTCCAGGGTGCTGTATGAGCGCTACCCCTCCCAATATGACAACCTGTCAGAAGAGGAGCTTCACCCTACACCGCCATTCCCCCTTTTCACACCCATCTCGCCCATGCCCCAGTCAAATGGGGGCGTGTTCGTCTCCCAGTACATCGCCAGCGAGAATGCAGATGTCCCTGCCAGTCCACCGCCTCTGcctgaaaagaaaagcagacacA TCCTTCAGTACATGCAGTTTGTTGAAGACTACTCCGAGCCGCAGCCTTCTGTGTTCTACCAGATGCCACAGAGTGAAAGCATCTATGAACAGCGCAACAAGCGCTTCCAGGAGGTCTACGGCTTCAACGACTCCTTCAGCAGCACTGACTCGGTGCATGAGCCGATGCAGCCCCCGGCATTACcaccaaaacaaagacaacTC GCCTCCCACTCTtcttccccttcttcctcctcctcctcttctctctcctgccACCTCCAGCCGTCTGTGGCGGCCATGGAGGAGGCGGGCTCTGGGCTGGGCCTGAGCATGTCCGTCTCTAACTCCTACCTGATTGGCCAGGCATCTCTGACCACACCCACG AGCGAGAGCGCGAATGACGAGGGTGGGGAGGGGGAGTATGTCAACTTGTACTCCTCCAGCCAGGCCAATGGGGAGCTGCCTCTCTCCCTCAGA GAAACAATTGCATCTGATGATGTGCTTCAAGACCCCGCCCCTCCACTTCCATCCACTAATAGCAAAGAGGCTTTGGACAAGGAGAG gaggCAGAAGTCAACAGAATCAGCTGGAAGCGatgaggaagacgtggatgagCTTTCTCTCATTGACCACAACGAGATTATGAGCAGGATAACACTAAAACAAGAA AACGACGATGGCCCTGACGTTCGTGCCGGATCAGGAGATATTCTATTAGTTCACGCTACAGAAACAGACCGCAAAG ATCTTGTTTTGTACTGTGAAGCCTTTCTGACTACATATAGGACTTTTATAACCCCAGAGGACCTCATTAAGAAGCTACACTACAG ATATACAACATTCTGCCACAGTCCAGACACTTTCAAGAAGCGAGTCAGCAAGAACACATTCTTTGTGCTGGTCCGTGTGGTGGATGAGCTGTG CCTGGTGGAGCTCACGGAGGACATCTTGAAACAGCTCATGGACCTGGTGTTTACGCTGGTGTGTAATGGGGAGCTCAGCCTTGCCCGTGTGCTTCGGAAGAACATCCTGGATAAGGTGGAGCAAAAGAAGCTGCTGCGCTACACTAACTCCCTCAAGCCCCTTGCAGCCAGAGGGGTCTCGGCAAG GCCGGGAACTCTTCATGACTTCCGCAGTCACGAGATTGCTGACCAGCTCACTCTTCTTGATGCTGAACTTTTCTACAAAATTGAG ATTCCTGAAGTTCTTCTTTGGGCCAAGGAGCAGAATGAGGAGAAGAGTCCAAATCTGACACAGTTCACAGAGCACTTTAACAACATGAGCTACTG GGTCCGCTCTTTGATAATTCAGCAGGAGAAAGCCcaagacagagagaagctgctTCTCAAGTTTATTAAGATAATGAAG CACTTAAGAAAGTTGAATAATTTCAACTCCTACCTGGCAATACTGTCCGCCCTAGACTCAGCCCCCATCAGGAGATTGGAGTGGCAGAAACAGACCtcagag GGGTTGGAGGAGTATTGCACGCTGATCgacagctcctcctccttcagagcATACAGAGCTGCTCTGGCCGAAGTGGAGCCTCCATGCATCCCATACTT gGGTCTCATCCTCCAGGACCTGACTTTTGTTCACCTGGGGAATCCTGACCTCATCGACGGGAAGGTGAACTTCTCAAAACGCTGGCAGCAGTTCAACATTCTGGACAGCATGCGGCGCTTTCAGCAAGT GCATTATGAGCTGAAGCGCAATGAAGACATCATCTCCTTCTTCAACGACTTCAGTGACCACCTGGCAGAGGAGGCCCTGTGGGAGCTGTCACTGAAGATAAAGCCCAGAAACATTACCAGGCGTAAGACGGACCGTGAGGAGAAGACCTAG
- the rapgef1b gene encoding rap guanine nucleotide exchange factor 1b isoform X1: MSRKIESKQDSQRSHLSTFTMILKDKFHSPKIKRTPSKKGKQLQPEPTAKSTEKPANKKVSRLEEHEKEVVSALRYFKTIVDKMVVEKKVLEMLPGSASKVLEAILPLVQVEARIQHSSALSSCHSRVYQSLANLIRWADQVMLDGIDLEDKENVASVTTVIKAVLDGVKELVKLTIEKQEHPSPTTPNKPAPPAATAESTVSSEMPLIDREQGVSNKTPPAATPAEVVPEKPHEDVAPPKPPLPEAKMAELRAQLSADAGQRRPSQKENPPPALPPKKRQSAPSPTPVAVVAPMSRGSSLPCSDHRQEYEQEFLQRRFSGGSQSYGGDSPRLSPCSSMGKLSKSDEQLSSMEQDSGQCSRNTSCETLDNTENYDPDYDFLHQDLSAGDNLPPIPVGGCLSPLPESHSESSSPVPGQHPSHPRFSAPPPQQPEYWTPQPNQTNPLQSSRISAPPALPLKKRRSTQMSPFPDGGSRVLYERYPSQYDNLSEEELHPTPPFPLFTPISPMPQSNGGVFVSQYIASENADVPASPPPLPEKKSRHILQYMQFVEDYSEPQPSVFYQMPQSESIYEQRNKRFQEVYGFNDSFSSTDSVHEPMQPPALPPKQRQLASHSSSPSSSSSSSLSCHLQPSVAAMEEAGSGLGLSMSVSNSYLIGQASLTTPTSLDQVALTNATILDGSGGGPNGSLAGSMGSVAVCLPSESSLTDSLHTSASESANDEGGEGEYVNLYSSSQANGELPLSLRETIASDDVLQDPAPPLPSTNSKEALDKERRQKSTESAGSDEEDVDELSLIDHNEIMSRITLKQENDDGPDVRAGSGDILLVHATETDRKDLVLYCEAFLTTYRTFITPEDLIKKLHYRYTTFCHSPDTFKKRVSKNTFFVLVRVVDELCLVELTEDILKQLMDLVFTLVCNGELSLARVLRKNILDKVEQKKLLRYTNSLKPLAARGVSARPGTLHDFRSHEIADQLTLLDAELFYKIEIPEVLLWAKEQNEEKSPNLTQFTEHFNNMSYWVRSLIIQQEKAQDREKLLLKFIKIMKHLRKLNNFNSYLAILSALDSAPIRRLEWQKQTSEGLEEYCTLIDSSSSFRAYRAALAEVEPPCIPYLGLILQDLTFVHLGNPDLIDGKVNFSKRWQQFNILDSMRRFQQVHYELKRNEDIISFFNDFSDHLAEEALWELSLKIKPRNITRRKTDREEKT; this comes from the exons ACTCACAACGGTCCCATCTGTCCACTTTCACCATGATACTGAAGGACAAGTTCCATTCTCCCAAGATCAAGAGGACGCCATCCAAGAAGGGCAAGCAACTGCAGCCCGAGCCAACAGCCAAGAGCACCGAGAAACCTGCTAACAAG AAGGTTAGTAGGTTGGAGGAGCATGAGAAGGAGGTGGTCAGTGCCCTGCGCTACTTCAAGACAATTGTGGACAAGATGGTCGTAGAGAAGAAGGTGCTGGAGATGCTTCCAGGCTCAGCCAGCAAGGTGCTTGAAGCAATCCTGCCTCTTGTGCAGGTAGAGGCACGGATACAGCACAG TTCGGCACTGTCATCATGCCATAGCCGCGTCTATCAAAGTCTGGCCAACCTCATCCGTTGGGCAGACCAGGTGATGCTGGATGGCATAGACTTGGAAGACAAGGAAAATGTGGCATCTGTCACCACTGTCATCAAAGCAGTGCTGGATGGAGTGAAG GAGCTGGTGAAACTGACCATAGAGAAGCAGGAGCACCCGTCACCCACTACCCCTAACAAACCGGCACCACCTGCTGCCACAGCTGAGAG CACTGTGTCATCAGAGATGCCCTTGATAGATCGGGAGCAGGGGGTATCAAATAAGACTCCTCCAGCTGCAACTCCAGCAGAAGTTGTCCCTGAAAAACCACATGAGGACGTTGCTCCTCCCAAACCTCCTCTTCCTGAAGCCAAAATGGCAGAGCTcag AGCACAGTTGAGTGCTGACGCTGGCCAAAGGAGACCCTCTCAGAAGGAGAA TCCTCCGCCAGCTCTTCCCCCTAAGAAGCGGCAATCAGCCCCTTCACCTACACCGGTGGCAGTGGTTGCCCCAATGAGCCGTGGTTCCAGCCTGCCATGCAGTGACCACAGACAG GAGTATGAGCAGGAGTTCCTTCAGAGGCGTTTCTCTGGAGGGAGCCAGTCCTACGGTGGCGACTCTCCACGGCTTTCTCCATGCAGCAGCATGGGAAAACTCAGCAAGTCTGATGAACAGCTTTCTTCCATGGAGCAGGACAGCGGTCAGTGTTCCCGGAACACCAGCTGTGAAACGCTTG ACAACACAGAGAATTACGACCCAGATTATGACTTTCTCCACCAGGACTTGTCAGCAGGTGATAACCTTCCTCCAATTCCGGTGGGAGGGTGCCTGAGCCCCCTGCCTGAGTCTCACAGCGAGTCCTCTTCCCCTGTCCCTGGACAGCATCCCTCACATCCCCGCTTTAGTGcccctccacctcagcagccaGAATACTGGACCCCTCAGCCTAATCAGACTAATCCCTTACAGTCCTCCCGCATTAGTGCACCCCCTGCCTTGCCGCTGAAGAAGCGGCGCAGCACCCAAATGTCGCCTTTTCCTGACGGAGGGTCCAGGGTGCTGTATGAGCGCTACCCCTCCCAATATGACAACCTGTCAGAAGAGGAGCTTCACCCTACACCGCCATTCCCCCTTTTCACACCCATCTCGCCCATGCCCCAGTCAAATGGGGGCGTGTTCGTCTCCCAGTACATCGCCAGCGAGAATGCAGATGTCCCTGCCAGTCCACCGCCTCTGcctgaaaagaaaagcagacacA TCCTTCAGTACATGCAGTTTGTTGAAGACTACTCCGAGCCGCAGCCTTCTGTGTTCTACCAGATGCCACAGAGTGAAAGCATCTATGAACAGCGCAACAAGCGCTTCCAGGAGGTCTACGGCTTCAACGACTCCTTCAGCAGCACTGACTCGGTGCATGAGCCGATGCAGCCCCCGGCATTACcaccaaaacaaagacaacTC GCCTCCCACTCTtcttccccttcttcctcctcctcctcttctctctcctgccACCTCCAGCCGTCTGTGGCGGCCATGGAGGAGGCGGGCTCTGGGCTGGGCCTGAGCATGTCCGTCTCTAACTCCTACCTGATTGGCCAGGCATCTCTGACCACACCCACG AGCTTGGACCAGGTTGCCTTGACCAATGCCACCATTCTGGATGGTAGTGGGGGTGGGCCCAACGGTTCCCTGGCTGGCTCAATGGGTTCTGTGGCTGTCTGTCTTCCTTCTGAGTCTTCTCTCACTGACTCTCTCCACACCTCAGCG AGCGAGAGCGCGAATGACGAGGGTGGGGAGGGGGAGTATGTCAACTTGTACTCCTCCAGCCAGGCCAATGGGGAGCTGCCTCTCTCCCTCAGA GAAACAATTGCATCTGATGATGTGCTTCAAGACCCCGCCCCTCCACTTCCATCCACTAATAGCAAAGAGGCTTTGGACAAGGAGAG gaggCAGAAGTCAACAGAATCAGCTGGAAGCGatgaggaagacgtggatgagCTTTCTCTCATTGACCACAACGAGATTATGAGCAGGATAACACTAAAACAAGAA AACGACGATGGCCCTGACGTTCGTGCCGGATCAGGAGATATTCTATTAGTTCACGCTACAGAAACAGACCGCAAAG ATCTTGTTTTGTACTGTGAAGCCTTTCTGACTACATATAGGACTTTTATAACCCCAGAGGACCTCATTAAGAAGCTACACTACAG ATATACAACATTCTGCCACAGTCCAGACACTTTCAAGAAGCGAGTCAGCAAGAACACATTCTTTGTGCTGGTCCGTGTGGTGGATGAGCTGTG CCTGGTGGAGCTCACGGAGGACATCTTGAAACAGCTCATGGACCTGGTGTTTACGCTGGTGTGTAATGGGGAGCTCAGCCTTGCCCGTGTGCTTCGGAAGAACATCCTGGATAAGGTGGAGCAAAAGAAGCTGCTGCGCTACACTAACTCCCTCAAGCCCCTTGCAGCCAGAGGGGTCTCGGCAAG GCCGGGAACTCTTCATGACTTCCGCAGTCACGAGATTGCTGACCAGCTCACTCTTCTTGATGCTGAACTTTTCTACAAAATTGAG ATTCCTGAAGTTCTTCTTTGGGCCAAGGAGCAGAATGAGGAGAAGAGTCCAAATCTGACACAGTTCACAGAGCACTTTAACAACATGAGCTACTG GGTCCGCTCTTTGATAATTCAGCAGGAGAAAGCCcaagacagagagaagctgctTCTCAAGTTTATTAAGATAATGAAG CACTTAAGAAAGTTGAATAATTTCAACTCCTACCTGGCAATACTGTCCGCCCTAGACTCAGCCCCCATCAGGAGATTGGAGTGGCAGAAACAGACCtcagag GGGTTGGAGGAGTATTGCACGCTGATCgacagctcctcctccttcagagcATACAGAGCTGCTCTGGCCGAAGTGGAGCCTCCATGCATCCCATACTT gGGTCTCATCCTCCAGGACCTGACTTTTGTTCACCTGGGGAATCCTGACCTCATCGACGGGAAGGTGAACTTCTCAAAACGCTGGCAGCAGTTCAACATTCTGGACAGCATGCGGCGCTTTCAGCAAGT GCATTATGAGCTGAAGCGCAATGAAGACATCATCTCCTTCTTCAACGACTTCAGTGACCACCTGGCAGAGGAGGCCCTGTGGGAGCTGTCACTGAAGATAAAGCCCAGAAACATTACCAGGCGTAAGACGGACCGTGAGGAGAAGACCTAG